The Candidatus Anoxymicrobium japonicum genome contains the following window.
ATGTTTCCAGGAGCCGAAATGATCGAGTTTGCGAAAAAGAGGGTGCTTGTAGTTGGATTGGGATCGAGCGGCGAAGCCGCCGCGCGTGTCTTGTTGGAGCTATGCGCCCGGCCCGTGCTGATAGACAGTTCCTATGCGCCGGCGCGCGTTGAGGCGGTGGGCGCGCTTCGGGAGGCGGGCGTCGAGGTGAGGCTTGGCGTGTCTGTTCCTGATGATATCGGATCGTTTGACCTCGTGGTCGCGAGTCCGGGGGTGCCACAGGGCGCTCCTGTGCTGGCGCGATCCAGACATGAAGGGCTCAAGGTTGTCAGTGAGCTCGAGCTCGGGTACAGGCTTCTCGAAGAGAATACCTTTGTGGCCGTTACCGGGACCGACGGGAAGACGACGACTACACGGCTCGTGGTGGCGATGCTGAACCGCCCGGGGAGAAGGGCGCTGGAGTGCGGCAACATTGGAACCCCTGTTGTGAGTCTCCGCGGGTGTGTAGATTCTGGAGACATCCTGGTTTGTGAGGCGTCGAGCTTCCAGCTTCAGAACATAGAGAAGTTCCGGGCAAAGGTTTCCCTCGTTCTCAATCTCGCGCCGGATCACTTCGACTGGCACGAGAACATCGAGGATTACGGACGCGCCAAGATGCGCGTTATCGAAAATATGCTGCCGGATGATTTCCTTGTCTATAACGCCGACGACTCCTTTTGCCGCCAGGTGGCGTCACGCGCGAATGGCGTGACTATAGGTTTCAGCTCAAGCGAGAGTGAAGAAGCGGCGATTCGGGTAGTCGATGGATGGATCGTCACAGGCGCGCCTTTGCCCCAGCACAGAGTTCTCGATACTGCCGGGTTGAAGATTGCCGGATCGCACAACGTCGAAAACGTCATGGCGGCCGCGGGAGCGGCGCTTATTCTGGGCGAGGATCCGTCACGCGTCCGCGATGCGGCGTATGGCTTCAAAGGTCTTGAGCACAGATGTGAGCGGGTCGCGGTGGTTGGTGGTGTGTCTTTTTACAACGATTCGAAGGCCACCAATCCACATGCGGCACTGAGCGCCGTCAGATCTTTCTCAGAACCGTTTGTCGCAATCATGGGGGGCAGAAACAAGGGGCTTGAATTCACCGAGCTCGCGACCGCGATGCGCGCGCGGATGGACGATGGGATGTTGCTCGGAGTCGTGTTACTGGGAGAGAGCTCACAAGAGATAGAGGACGCTATCCACAAGGCGCGCGGACACGACGTGAACAGACGAGTGGTCGTGGCGAGCGATATGGAGGATTCAGTTCGCAAGGCTT
Protein-coding sequences here:
- the murD gene encoding UDP-N-acetylmuramoyl-L-alanine--D-glutamate ligase is translated as MFPGAEMIEFAKKRVLVVGLGSSGEAAARVLLELCARPVLIDSSYAPARVEAVGALREAGVEVRLGVSVPDDIGSFDLVVASPGVPQGAPVLARSRHEGLKVVSELELGYRLLEENTFVAVTGTDGKTTTTRLVVAMLNRPGRRALECGNIGTPVVSLRGCVDSGDILVCEASSFQLQNIEKFRAKVSLVLNLAPDHFDWHENIEDYGRAKMRVIENMLPDDFLVYNADDSFCRQVASRANGVTIGFSSSESEEAAIRVVDGWIVTGAPLPQHRVLDTAGLKIAGSHNVENVMAAAGAALILGEDPSRVRDAAYGFKGLEHRCERVAVVGGVSFYNDSKATNPHAALSAVRSFSEPFVAIMGGRNKGLEFTELATAMRARMDDGMLLGVVLLGESSQEIEDAIHKARGHDVNRRVVVASDMEDSVRKAYEMATSGASVLFAPACASFDMFSDYKERGESFKAAVGMLEEGEMSGGAV